One window of Marinomonas primoryensis genomic DNA carries:
- the rapA gene encoding RNA polymerase-associated protein RapA — translation MYQIGQRWSSRNEPDLGVGMIVDKQNKSFTLHFPDAESDRQYSNDQTSLVRRTLTAGDQLHFQDETFTVLEVEEIDDLIEYRISDDDDWLEESLIQFPRNDKNELDSLLALSPARRMWFDLRRHTLEHQAINAASPVRGLMGLKAELLPHQIYLAHEIANRPKARALLCDEVGMGKTLEAGLILHQRLLNGLCKRVLILTPTNLQHQWLVEMLRRFHQPFALINESVYEDFSEGDDNPFEQQPFVISPIDWASQHPNATQHMLDAEWDMVIVDEAHHLAWHPETPSIGYQVVARLAAKTESLLLLSATPEQTGEREHFSRLQLLDADHYHDFERYQAQQQAFKQAAELAELLLPFTQGDSQTPLNWEDAFGSYLEEVKAKDWFIALTSANSTDRTQAAQDAISWLIDRHGTGREMFRNTRAAVGGFPDRYLHSYPLENNEHFESANRHVQPETEVADGLWEKDPRWHWLKEFLECQADKVLIICHSPDMAQWLNDQLTFAGFQSADFHEQMPLIHRDRAAAYFADDDGAQILVCSEIGSEGRNFQFSHHIVMYDLPEHPDLLEQRVGRLDRLGQLNDVQIHVPYIKQSVQERLFNWYHHALNAFCRTTGAGDKVEEAFGDSLHAYLHGQDDDTDLLKEAHIYHEALLKQMEEGRNRLLEMSSCRPEQARDLIDQINHQATKGLHNYIEQVTHAFNIYAECMDDDPEKAAWFLRPSTDMMLEALPGIEEEGKMLMLDRRQASQRENVAFATWEHPLITMLMDEVQGFDSGKLTSAILPIAALPEGTVLVESMFVIEATAHPRLKLTQSLPMTPMWQLSDSNGKFLHQQFTADKWAEKLKGVPNRVAEQWVAALRKNLIEVLQAHQLNAQDQARPIVQAAKSTYQHRCQSEIDRLIELKTFNNAIRDQDIELLENNMQEGLVRIDEHQIRLDAIRIILTTKPE, via the coding sequence ATGTACCAAATTGGACAAAGATGGAGTAGCCGCAACGAGCCTGATCTCGGCGTAGGCATGATAGTAGACAAACAAAATAAGTCTTTTACCTTGCATTTCCCTGATGCAGAAAGCGATCGTCAATACTCAAACGACCAGACCAGTCTAGTTCGACGTACGCTCACCGCTGGCGATCAACTGCATTTTCAAGATGAAACATTTACTGTTTTGGAGGTCGAAGAAATTGACGATCTCATAGAATACCGCATCAGTGACGACGATGACTGGCTAGAAGAATCGCTTATTCAGTTTCCTCGTAACGATAAAAACGAGCTTGATTCTTTACTCGCGCTGTCTCCTGCTCGCCGCATGTGGTTTGATCTTCGCCGCCACACCTTAGAACATCAAGCGATCAACGCAGCGTCACCTGTTCGCGGCCTAATGGGACTAAAAGCAGAGCTTCTTCCTCACCAAATTTACCTTGCTCACGAAATAGCGAATCGCCCTAAAGCACGCGCACTTTTATGTGATGAAGTCGGCATGGGGAAAACTTTAGAAGCGGGTTTGATTTTACATCAACGTCTATTAAATGGCCTGTGCAAACGCGTACTTATCCTCACACCAACCAACCTGCAACACCAATGGCTAGTAGAAATGCTACGTCGTTTTCACCAGCCATTCGCACTGATCAATGAATCCGTGTACGAAGACTTCTCCGAAGGCGACGATAATCCATTCGAGCAACAACCGTTTGTTATCTCCCCTATTGATTGGGCCAGCCAACACCCGAATGCTACTCAACACATGTTGGACGCAGAATGGGACATGGTTATTGTCGACGAAGCGCATCACCTCGCCTGGCACCCAGAAACGCCTAGCATCGGTTATCAAGTAGTCGCTCGTTTAGCCGCGAAAACAGAATCCTTATTACTGCTCAGTGCAACGCCTGAGCAGACCGGTGAACGTGAGCATTTCTCGCGTTTACAACTATTAGACGCCGATCATTACCACGACTTTGAACGCTATCAAGCACAGCAACAAGCATTTAAGCAAGCCGCTGAATTAGCAGAACTGTTATTACCCTTTACACAAGGTGACAGCCAAACACCTCTTAATTGGGAAGACGCGTTTGGATCATACCTTGAAGAAGTTAAAGCCAAAGATTGGTTTATCGCCCTCACCTCAGCAAACAGTACTGATCGAACTCAAGCCGCGCAAGATGCCATCAGTTGGCTTATTGACCGACACGGTACAGGACGCGAAATGTTCCGTAATACCCGTGCGGCAGTAGGCGGTTTCCCTGATCGCTACCTACATTCTTACCCGTTGGAAAACAACGAACACTTTGAATCGGCTAACCGTCATGTACAGCCAGAAACAGAAGTCGCCGATGGTTTGTGGGAAAAAGACCCTCGTTGGCATTGGCTCAAAGAGTTTCTTGAATGCCAAGCAGACAAGGTTCTCATCATCTGTCATTCGCCTGATATGGCGCAATGGCTAAACGACCAATTGACCTTTGCTGGCTTCCAAAGCGCCGATTTCCATGAGCAAATGCCATTGATTCACCGTGACCGAGCCGCGGCATATTTTGCTGACGACGACGGCGCGCAAATTTTAGTGTGTTCTGAAATTGGCAGCGAAGGCCGGAACTTCCAGTTCAGCCATCACATTGTTATGTACGACTTACCTGAACACCCTGACTTATTAGAGCAGCGCGTTGGTCGTCTGGACCGACTAGGACAACTGAACGACGTTCAAATCCATGTGCCTTATATCAAGCAAAGCGTACAAGAACGGCTATTCAACTGGTATCACCATGCGCTCAATGCTTTTTGTCGTACGACTGGCGCTGGCGATAAAGTCGAAGAAGCCTTTGGTGATAGCCTACACGCCTACTTACACGGCCAAGACGACGACACCGATCTATTGAAAGAAGCGCACATCTACCACGAAGCGCTGCTTAAACAAATGGAAGAAGGCCGTAACCGCTTACTAGAAATGAGTTCTTGTCGCCCAGAACAAGCGCGTGACTTGATCGATCAGATCAATCATCAAGCGACAAAAGGCTTACATAACTACATCGAGCAAGTGACTCACGCGTTTAATATTTATGCGGAATGCATGGACGATGATCCAGAAAAAGCCGCGTGGTTCTTACGCCCTTCTACCGACATGATGCTCGAAGCACTTCCAGGCATCGAAGAAGAAGGCAAGATGCTCATGCTAGATCGTCGTCAGGCGAGCCAACGTGAAAACGTGGCCTTTGCTACATGGGAACACCCCCTCATCACCATGTTAATGGATGAGGTTCAAGGCTTTGACTCTGGTAAATTGACTTCCGCTATTTTGCCAATTGCAGCGCTCCCAGAAGGCACTGTATTGGTAGAAAGTATGTTTGTCATCGAAGCCACCGCACATCCGCGCTTGAAACTTACCCAATCATTACCTATGACGCCGATGTGGCAATTGTCAGACTCAAACGGCAAATTCCTACATCAGCAGTTTACTGCTGATAAATGGGCAGAAAAACTCAAAGGCGTACCCAACCGCGTAGCGGAACAATGGGTTGCTGCCTTGCGCAAAAATTTGATTGAAGTGCTTCAAGCCCACCAGCTAAATGCTCAAGATCAAGCGCGTCCGATTGTCCAAGCGGCGAAATCCACTTACCAACATCGTTGCCAAAGCGAAATTGATCGCCTCATCGAATTGAAAACGTTTAACAATGCGATTCGTGACCAAGACATTGAGCTACTTGAAAACAACATGCAGGAAGGTTTGGTGCGAATTGATGAGCATCAAATTCGCTTAGACGCGATTCGCATTATCTTAACCACCAAGCCGGAATAA
- a CDS encoding YigZ family protein: protein MDYYLSPIHTQRFDLEIKNSQFITTVSRTKGREAAKAFIDEIRQRYPDANHHCSAFIAGAPNNVHLWDQSDDGEPKGTAGKPMMNVLQHSDFGETTVVVTRFFGGIKLGAGGLVRAYSQAVQEALSQTIYESVYPRSPIQLKITYPLLGKVEYWLEQSDIEITNKTYSDSVVIDLAVIERTWPEQKVILTDLCQGSLTLIEPDKA from the coding sequence ATGGATTACTACTTAAGCCCAATACACACGCAACGCTTTGATCTTGAAATAAAAAATAGCCAGTTCATTACGACCGTAAGTCGAACCAAAGGGCGCGAGGCGGCAAAAGCTTTTATTGACGAAATAAGGCAGCGTTACCCTGACGCCAATCACCACTGCTCGGCGTTCATTGCAGGTGCACCAAACAATGTGCATTTGTGGGATCAAAGCGACGATGGCGAACCAAAAGGCACGGCCGGAAAGCCCATGATGAATGTATTACAGCATTCTGATTTTGGCGAAACAACCGTGGTTGTAACGCGTTTTTTCGGTGGCATTAAATTGGGTGCAGGCGGTTTAGTCCGAGCCTACAGTCAAGCGGTACAAGAAGCGCTCTCACAAACAATTTATGAAAGTGTGTATCCGCGCAGCCCAATTCAGCTAAAAATCACCTACCCTTTATTAGGTAAGGTTGAATATTGGCTCGAACAGAGCGATATAGAAATAACCAACAAAACATACAGTGACAGCGTCGTTATTGACCTTGCTGTTATTGAACGTACTTGGCCTGAGCAAAAAGTCATTTTGACGGACTTGTGCCAAGGTAGCTTAACTTTAATTGAACCGGACAAAGCATAA